A genome region from Trichoderma asperellum chromosome 7, complete sequence includes the following:
- a CDS encoding uncharacterized protein (EggNog:ENOG41), producing the protein MYQHTPPGLHRHPTFEPQCTHATMTRIYSPTLLCSSCRYPGPSGWLYQCTQDREDLIEHAVRQGEFVNMDHVGCQLTPMMGIRKGTPAAREDRLSFFKEISQKQLASYHPDQIAKILRQRENVQLAIQRDKIQKSSAAILSRLAQPYGLDSASCSIGLQKPWLCSPQEECQYRVCQNCRPSYADRAFLSLNAVANGEVPPTAAAGYSFHLLGQRPVIDASILLNIGCRPVPLPRSSPASTEHDSPASTMSVMDLLDAQIARGRILWTRRTDDAEIEEYDADYDWSLMPMVSNITSGHLKYSPGCENLGALSENTTSNTFDPQQWTPPPSVNNLPGNENTEDDHSSTSSKRAQSAPSSETDTSQPAEGRVIGHLRELSLDESSNKPAAGSSHPASKKFTPSPLKVPHGIAVLEESVELGVPDVITQA; encoded by the exons ATGTATCAACACACTCCTCCAGGCCTCCACAGGCATCCAACGTTTGAACCGCAATGCACCCACGCCACAATGACGAGGATCTACAGCCCAACTCTCCTCTGTTCCAGCTGTCGCTATCCTGGCCCGTCTGGATGGCTGTACCAGTGTACGCAAGATAGAGAGGACCTGATCGAACACGCCGTGAGGCAAGGAGAGTTT GTCAATATGGATCATGTCGGCTGTCAACTGACCCCAATGATGGGCATACGGAAAGGGACTCCTGCTGCTCGCGAAGATCGTCTTAGCTTCTTCAAGGAGATTAGCCAGAAACAGCTTGCAAGTTATCATCCCGACCAAATTGCAAAAATACTGAGACAACGTGAAAAT GTCCAGCTTGCTATCCAGCGAGACAAAATTCAGAAGAGCAGTGCCGCGATCCTCAGCCGCCTCGCTCAGCCCTACGGGTTAGATAGTGCTTCGTGTAGCATTGGGCTTCAAAAACCGTGGTTGTGTAGCCCGCAAGAGGAATGCCAGTACCGTGTCTGCCAAAACTGTCGACCTAGTTACGCAGACCGCGCATTTCTCAGTCTCAACGCCGTTGCTAACGGGGAAGTACCTCCTACTGCCGCAGCTGGGTACAGCTTTCAcctccttggccagcggCCTGTCATAGATGCGAGCATCCTCCTGAATATAGGTTGTCGCCCAGTCCCCTTG CCTCGCTCTTCTCCTGCCAGCACAGAGCACGACTCGCCCGCGTCGACGATGAGCGTCATGGATTTGCTCGACGCCCAGATCGCTCGCGGACGTATTCTATGGACAAGACGAACAGATGACGCCGAGATAGAAGAGTATGATGCGGACTATGACTGGTCTCTAATGCCCATGGTATCCAACATCACCTCTGGACATTTGAAGTACTCTCCTGGGTGCGAGAATCTGGGTGCGCTTTCAGAAAATACTACATCGAATACTTTTGATCCACAGCAATGGACACCTCCTCCTTCAGTAAACAATCTGCCGGGAAATGAGAATACAGAAGATGATCACAG TAGCACTTCCTCCAAGAGAGCACAGAGCGCACCATCATCCGAAACAGATACATCGCAGCCAGCTGAAGGTCGTGTCATCGGCCATCTTCGTGAGCTGAGCCTTGACGAATCATCAAACAAACCAGCTGCTGGATCGTCACACCCAGCGAGCAAAAAGTTTACTCCCTCGCCCCTAAAAGTTCCTCATGGCATAGCAGTGCTAGAAGAGAGCGTCGAGCTAGGGGTTCCAGATGTTATTACGCAGGCCTGA
- a CDS encoding uncharacterized protein (EggNog:ENOG41), whose protein sequence is MDHVGCQLTPMMGIRKGTPAAREDRLSFFKEISQKQLASYHPDQIAKILRQRENVQLAIQRDKIQKSSAAILSRLAQPYGLDSASCSIGLQKPWLCSPQEECQYRVCQNCRPSYADRAFLSLNAVANGEVPPTAAAGYSFHLLGQRPVIDASILLNIGCRPVPLPRSSPASTEHDSPASTMSVMDLLDAQIARGRILWTRRTDDAEIEEYDADYDWSLMPMVSNITSGHLKYSPGCENLGALSENTTSNTFDPQQWTPPPSVNNLPGNENTEDDHSTSSKRAQSAPSSETDTSQPAEGRVIGHLRELSLDESSNKPAAGSSHPASKKFTPSPLKVPHGIAVLEESVELGVPDVITQA, encoded by the exons ATGGATCATGTCGGCTGTCAACTGACCCCAATGATGGGCATACGGAAAGGGACTCCTGCTGCTCGCGAAGATCGTCTTAGCTTCTTCAAGGAGATTAGCCAGAAACAGCTTGCAAGTTATCATCCCGACCAAATTGCAAAAATACTGAGACAACGTGAAAAT GTCCAGCTTGCTATCCAGCGAGACAAAATTCAGAAGAGCAGTGCCGCGATCCTCAGCCGCCTCGCTCAGCCCTACGGGTTAGATAGTGCTTCGTGTAGCATTGGGCTTCAAAAACCGTGGTTGTGTAGCCCGCAAGAGGAATGCCAGTACCGTGTCTGCCAAAACTGTCGACCTAGTTACGCAGACCGCGCATTTCTCAGTCTCAACGCCGTTGCTAACGGGGAAGTACCTCCTACTGCCGCAGCTGGGTACAGCTTTCAcctccttggccagcggCCTGTCATAGATGCGAGCATCCTCCTGAATATAGGTTGTCGCCCAGTCCCCTTG CCTCGCTCTTCTCCTGCCAGCACAGAGCACGACTCGCCCGCGTCGACGATGAGCGTCATGGATTTGCTCGACGCCCAGATCGCTCGCGGACGTATTCTATGGACAAGACGAACAGATGACGCCGAGATAGAAGAGTATGATGCGGACTATGACTGGTCTCTAATGCCCATGGTATCCAACATCACCTCTGGACATTTGAAGTACTCTCCTGGGTGCGAGAATCTGGGTGCGCTTTCAGAAAATACTACATCGAATACTTTTGATCCACAGCAATGGACACCTCCTCCTTCAGTAAACAATCTGCCGGGAAATGAGAATACAGAAGATGATCACAG CACTTCCTCCAAGAGAGCACAGAGCGCACCATCATCCGAAACAGATACATCGCAGCCAGCTGAAGGTCGTGTCATCGGCCATCTTCGTGAGCTGAGCCTTGACGAATCATCAAACAAACCAGCTGCTGGATCGTCACACCCAGCGAGCAAAAAGTTTACTCCCTCGCCCCTAAAAGTTCCTCATGGCATAGCAGTGCTAGAAGAGAGCGTCGAGCTAGGGGTTCCAGATGTTATTACGCAGGCCTGA
- a CDS encoding uncharacterized protein (BUSCO:EOG092D49PH), protein MDAVYAIGSNGSGQLGISHREDVSVPKPVLFHPEQPSSRIVKVAAGGNHTLLLTESGKLYWSGDPASGACGLSPFPNVPVFLEARLSKDEPAGEIALVAATWEASVIVTKDEQGKRTKVFSLGIGQKGELGLGELIVRTSSATRVKDFPPAGTEVVDLSACMGHVVAVLDNGDVYGWGNCRKSQVGEPGAVIYSPRKVEGLSFKVVRAVCAKESTCLFGESGSGNLRVLGSDKWGLTSDAPSTAPPWKDVGASWGNFYILGLDGSLKAWGRDDHGQLPPPNLPSIDKIAIGSEHVVALSVEGDVLSWGWGEHGNCGPQVDNNDVKGRWNVIASSKHIPPESKIDNIGAGCATSWISITSS, encoded by the coding sequence ATGGATGCCGTATATGCCATTGGCTCCAATGGATCCGGCCAACTCGGTATAAGCCACAGGGAAGATGTCTCTGTGCCAAAGCCTGTGCTCTTCCATCCTGAGCAGCCCAGCTCTCGAATTGTCAAAGTCGCAGCTGGCGGAAATCACACTCTGCTTCTCACGGAATCTGGCAAACTATATTGGAGTGGAGACCCGGCCAGTGGAGCCTGCGGGCTGAGTCCATTCCCAAACGTGCCGGTTTTTCTAGAAGCTCGGCTCTCAAAGGATGAACCAGCCGGAGAGATTGCTCTCGTTGCGGCGACCTGGGAGGCATCTGTCATTGTGACTAAAGATGAGCAGGGAAAGCGAACCAAGGTATTCAGTCTCGGCATCGGGCAGAAAGGAGAGCTGGGATTGGGCGAATTAATTGTTCGGACGTCGTCAGCTACAAGGGTTAAAGACTTTCCTCCAGCCGGGACTGAGGTTGTGGACCTGTCAGCATGTATGGGACACGTCGTTGCAGTTTTGGACAATGGCGATGTGTATGGCTGGGGAAATTGCCGCAAGTCTCAGGTTGGCGAACCCGGCGCAGTCATCTATTCTCCTAGGAAAGTCGAGGGCTTGAGCTTCAAAGTCGTCAGAGCAGTTTGTGCCAAGGAGTCTACATGTCTCTTTGGAGAATCTGGGAGCGGCAACCTACGTGTCCTGGGGTCAGACAAATGGGGACTAACTTCGGATGCCCCTTCAACAGCTCCGCCATGGAAGGATGTCGGAGCAAGCTGGGGCAATTTTTACATCCTTGGACTAGATGGAAGCTTGAAAGCCTGGGGGCGAGATGATCATGGTCAACTACCGCCGCCAAATCTCCCCTCTATCGACAAGattgccattggcagcgAACACGTCGTTGCACTCTCTGTAGAGGGTGATGTTTTGTCTTGGGGTTGGGGAGAACATGGCAACTGCGGACCGCAAGTGGACAATAATGACGTCAAGGGAAGATGGAATGTCATTGCATCGTCAAAGCATATCCCCCCAGAGAGTAAAATAGATAACATAGGCGCCGGTTGTGCCACTAGCTGGATATCTATTACATCCAGCTAA